A window of Panicum virgatum strain AP13 chromosome 8K, P.virgatum_v5, whole genome shotgun sequence contains these coding sequences:
- the LOC120645239 gene encoding uncharacterized protein LOC120645239 isoform X1 yields MAKKKKRWTEDESSSSSSSSTDDLPTEEARCRRSRSQAQRQRDARKKKSEVIHILTELKEEMRKQSKKLTESKDDTSEIRKQLEKLTESYNDQSKKLEKLTESHSDLCKQLELHTKGTSGDDSAASRSQSNQVQQPRYKLKFTSEVTEKIEKGQSIDISVALVEYNNEDQTVEDEPLASAIVELVVVNAEFNQHDNQYNWSREDFERNIKKARQPNSAAGGVDQSVKSIVSNGRFNLAHGVKSHSGSKIFSNSSNKKVRLGVMVVSPTEERVLEGLSNPFFVRGHDRPNRQAIDEMLASYDFTDQNAMGNNFLGAPGNIGDGLLSSALVGIGTGQNFMGDDHVPFHAIGTEFNTNQTALPVHLILDTPNVELRKRRWDLLEQLMPLYSCQHKSIKSVLPTMRLMSEKTPRRGGVLIEPLEPDDSDERRPLKRMMHNKYRLRFVNKVCETYYTREQIKAYDGNHLKVALFDENNTRITYGPLSSASVEVVALHGDFSVDGDQDYWTWDEFSRGIVCPRPGKEGSVLGGDLILALDDGEACLADAFFQVTSFVARTGKFKMGVKMLASGRQDERIQEGISEAFWVKDRRVGDLPPGFRFQPTDEELIVHYLCKRAAAKPCPIPIVAELDIYQFDPWDLPAKGVNGGEGVWYFFSPSTHKYGNSSRPCRAAGSGYWNVVGTDKDIFSSTADGEVLGMYKTLVFYRGRWPRGQKTTWFMKEYRRLPADGTKVSPSTSSMMLDESRVLCKIFQKTDQLPPVQFM; encoded by the exons AGCGAGGTCATACACATACTGACAGAGCTCAAAGAGGAGATGCGCAAACAATCAAAGAAGcttactgaaagtaaggatgaCACTAGTGAAATACGCAAACAGTTGGAGAAGCTTACTGAAAGTTACAACGATCAAAGCAAAAAGTTGGAGAAGCTTACTGAAAGTCACAGTGACCTATGTAAACAACTGGAGCTTCACACTAAGGGCACAAGTGGTGATGATTCTGCTGCTTCAAG ATCACAATCGAATCAAGTGCAGCAACCAAGATACAAACTCAAATTTACATCTGAGGTGACTGAGAAAATTGAAAAGGGGCAAAGCATAGACATAAGTGTAGCTCTAGTTGAATATAATAATGAGGATCAAACTGTAGAAGATGAACCCCTTGCTTCTGCAATAGTTGAGTTGGTTGTTGTTAATGCAGAGTTCAATCAACATGATAATCAATACAATTGGTCCAGAGAGGATTTCGAGAGAAACATAAAGAAAGCACGACAACCAAATTCAGCAGCAGGAGGTGTGGATCAGTCAGTAAAATCAATAGTGAGTAACGGCCGATTTAACTTAGCTCATGGGGTTAAATCTCACAGCGGTTCTAAAATATTCAGTAACTCTAGTAACAAGAAGGTTAGGCTTGGGGTGATGGTAGTGTCGCCAACAGAAGAACGAGTTCTAGAAGGGTTGTCAAATCCTTTCTTTGTTCGGGGCCATGACAGGCCAAACAGACAAG CTATTGATGAGATGTTGGCGAGTTACGACTTCACGGACCAGAATGCTATGGGGAACAACTTTTTGGGGGCTCCTGGAAACA TTGGAGATGGACTACTGTCATCGGCATTGGTTGGCATCGGCACGGGACAGAATTTTATGGGTGATGACCATGTTCCGTTTCATGCTATCG GTACGGAATTTAATACGAACCAAACAGCACTTCCAGTGCACCTCATATTGGATACACCTAATGTGGAGCTGAGAAAGCGTCGTTGGgaccttcttgagcagctcatGCCGCTGTATAGTTGCCAGCACAAGTCAATTAAAAGCGTTTTGCCTACCATGCGCCTCATGTCAGAGAAGACTCCTCGGAGAGGAGGTGTTCTCATTGAGCCACTTGAGCCTGATGATTCAGATGAAAG GCGACCGCTAAAGAGGATGATGCACAACAAATACCGTTTGCGATTCGTGAATAAGGTGTGCGAGACGTATTACACACGTGAGCAAATAAAAGCATATGATGGGAACCATCTTAAAGTAGCTCTGTTCGATGAGAACAACACGAGGATCACATATGGTCCCCTGTCTTCAGCTTCTGTTGAGGTCGTAGCTCTCCACGGAGACTTTAGTGTCGATGGTGATCAGGATTACTGGACTTGGGATGAGTTCAGCCGTGGCATAGTGTGTCCACGGCCTGGAAAAGAAGGATCAGTCCTAGGAGGTGACCTCATCTTAGCCCTTGATGATGGAGAGGCATGTCTCGCTGATGCCTTTTTCCAGGTGACATCCTTTGTTGCTAGAACTGGAAAGTTCAAGATGGGCGTAAAAATGCTAGCCAGTGGCCGCCAAGACGAGAGAATCCAAGAAGGGATATCAGAAGCATTCTGGGTGAAGGATCGTCGTGTGGGAG ATCTGCCTCCAGGGTTCCGGTTCCAGCCAACGGACGAGGAGCTAATTGTTCACTACCTGTGCAAACGTGCCGCCGCGAAGCCCTGCCCTATCCCCATCGTGGCCGAACTCGACATCTACCAGTTCGACCCGTGGGACCTACCAGCCAAGGGCGTAAATGGTGGTGAGGGCGTGTGGTACTTCTTCAGCCCCAGCACCCACAAGTACGGCAACAGCTCCCgtccctgccgcgccgccggctcaGGCTACTGGAACGTCGTGGGCACCGACAAGGATATCTTCTCCTCCACCGCTGACGGCGAGGTGCTCGGCATGTACAAGACACTCGTCTTCTACAGGGGACGCTGGCCTAGGGGTCAGAAGACAACTTGGTTCATGAAGGAATACCGCCGCCTCCCTGCCGATGGTACCAAGGTCTCGCCGTCGACTTCCAGCATGATG CTGGATGAGAGCAGGGTGCTGTGCAAAATCTTCCAGAAGACGGACCAGCTGCCACCCGTACAGTTCATGTGA
- the LOC120645239 gene encoding uncharacterized protein LOC120645239 isoform X2, which yields MAKKKKRWTEDESSSSSSSSTDDLPTEEARCRRSRSQAQRQRDARKKKSEVIHILTELKEEMRKQSKKLTESKDDTSEIRKQLEKLTESYNDQSKKLEKLTESHSDLCKQLELHTKGTSGDDSAASRSQSNQVQQPRYKLKFTSEVTEKIEKGQSIDISVALVEYNNEDQTVEDEPLASAIVELVVVNAEFNQHDNQYNWSREDFERNIKKARQPNSAAGGVDQSVKSIVSNGRFNLAHGVKSHSGSKIFSNSSNKKVRLGVMVVSPTEERVLEGLSNPFFVRGHDRPNRQAIDEMLASYDFTDQNAMGNNFLGAPGNIGDGLLSSALVGIGTGQNFMGDDHVPFHAIGTEFNTNQTALPVHLILDTPNVELRKRRWDLLEQLMPLYSCQHKSIKSVLPTMRLMSEKTPRRGGVLIEPLEPDDSDERRPLKRMMHNKYRLRFVNKVCETYYTREQIKAYDGNHLKVALFDENNTRITYGPLSSASVEVVALHGDFSVDGDQDYWTWDEFSRGIVCPRPGKEGSVLGGDLILALDDGEACLADAFFQVTSFVARTGKFKMGVKMLASGRQDERIQEGISEAFWVKDRRVGDLPPGFRFQPTDEELIVHYLCKRAAAKPCPIPIVAELDIYQFDPWDLPAKGVNGGEGVWYFFSPSTHKYGNSSRPCRAAGSGYWNVVGTDKDIFSSTADGEVLGMYKTLVFYRGRWPRGQKTTWFMKEYRRLPADGTKVSPSTSSMMTTSIWSSKFGD from the exons AGCGAGGTCATACACATACTGACAGAGCTCAAAGAGGAGATGCGCAAACAATCAAAGAAGcttactgaaagtaaggatgaCACTAGTGAAATACGCAAACAGTTGGAGAAGCTTACTGAAAGTTACAACGATCAAAGCAAAAAGTTGGAGAAGCTTACTGAAAGTCACAGTGACCTATGTAAACAACTGGAGCTTCACACTAAGGGCACAAGTGGTGATGATTCTGCTGCTTCAAG ATCACAATCGAATCAAGTGCAGCAACCAAGATACAAACTCAAATTTACATCTGAGGTGACTGAGAAAATTGAAAAGGGGCAAAGCATAGACATAAGTGTAGCTCTAGTTGAATATAATAATGAGGATCAAACTGTAGAAGATGAACCCCTTGCTTCTGCAATAGTTGAGTTGGTTGTTGTTAATGCAGAGTTCAATCAACATGATAATCAATACAATTGGTCCAGAGAGGATTTCGAGAGAAACATAAAGAAAGCACGACAACCAAATTCAGCAGCAGGAGGTGTGGATCAGTCAGTAAAATCAATAGTGAGTAACGGCCGATTTAACTTAGCTCATGGGGTTAAATCTCACAGCGGTTCTAAAATATTCAGTAACTCTAGTAACAAGAAGGTTAGGCTTGGGGTGATGGTAGTGTCGCCAACAGAAGAACGAGTTCTAGAAGGGTTGTCAAATCCTTTCTTTGTTCGGGGCCATGACAGGCCAAACAGACAAG CTATTGATGAGATGTTGGCGAGTTACGACTTCACGGACCAGAATGCTATGGGGAACAACTTTTTGGGGGCTCCTGGAAACA TTGGAGATGGACTACTGTCATCGGCATTGGTTGGCATCGGCACGGGACAGAATTTTATGGGTGATGACCATGTTCCGTTTCATGCTATCG GTACGGAATTTAATACGAACCAAACAGCACTTCCAGTGCACCTCATATTGGATACACCTAATGTGGAGCTGAGAAAGCGTCGTTGGgaccttcttgagcagctcatGCCGCTGTATAGTTGCCAGCACAAGTCAATTAAAAGCGTTTTGCCTACCATGCGCCTCATGTCAGAGAAGACTCCTCGGAGAGGAGGTGTTCTCATTGAGCCACTTGAGCCTGATGATTCAGATGAAAG GCGACCGCTAAAGAGGATGATGCACAACAAATACCGTTTGCGATTCGTGAATAAGGTGTGCGAGACGTATTACACACGTGAGCAAATAAAAGCATATGATGGGAACCATCTTAAAGTAGCTCTGTTCGATGAGAACAACACGAGGATCACATATGGTCCCCTGTCTTCAGCTTCTGTTGAGGTCGTAGCTCTCCACGGAGACTTTAGTGTCGATGGTGATCAGGATTACTGGACTTGGGATGAGTTCAGCCGTGGCATAGTGTGTCCACGGCCTGGAAAAGAAGGATCAGTCCTAGGAGGTGACCTCATCTTAGCCCTTGATGATGGAGAGGCATGTCTCGCTGATGCCTTTTTCCAGGTGACATCCTTTGTTGCTAGAACTGGAAAGTTCAAGATGGGCGTAAAAATGCTAGCCAGTGGCCGCCAAGACGAGAGAATCCAAGAAGGGATATCAGAAGCATTCTGGGTGAAGGATCGTCGTGTGGGAG ATCTGCCTCCAGGGTTCCGGTTCCAGCCAACGGACGAGGAGCTAATTGTTCACTACCTGTGCAAACGTGCCGCCGCGAAGCCCTGCCCTATCCCCATCGTGGCCGAACTCGACATCTACCAGTTCGACCCGTGGGACCTACCAGCCAAGGGCGTAAATGGTGGTGAGGGCGTGTGGTACTTCTTCAGCCCCAGCACCCACAAGTACGGCAACAGCTCCCgtccctgccgcgccgccggctcaGGCTACTGGAACGTCGTGGGCACCGACAAGGATATCTTCTCCTCCACCGCTGACGGCGAGGTGCTCGGCATGTACAAGACACTCGTCTTCTACAGGGGACGCTGGCCTAGGGGTCAGAAGACAACTTGGTTCATGAAGGAATACCGCCGCCTCCCTGCCGATGGTACCAAGGTCTCGCCGTCGACTTCCAGCATGATG ACAACTTCGATCTGGAGCTCTAAGTTTGGAGATTAA